The following coding sequences lie in one Candidatus Dormiibacterota bacterium genomic window:
- a CDS encoding SCP2 sterol-binding domain-containing protein produces MPEVVLASGDEASGLANMLGTLLAQNVERHPEKYRDFRTVNASVVFDITDLGSAVTLSFEGDTCTVLEGAVGKPRLRLRTDSATLMGLSQVRIGAMGLPNYVDPAGRAVLQAMATGRLRIQGIRHLATLNRVTRLFSVV; encoded by the coding sequence ATGCCTGAGGTGGTGCTGGCGTCCGGCGACGAGGCGAGCGGGCTGGCGAACATGCTCGGCACCCTGCTCGCCCAGAACGTCGAGCGCCATCCCGAGAAGTACCGCGACTTCCGCACCGTCAACGCCTCGGTGGTGTTCGACATCACCGACCTCGGCTCGGCGGTGACGCTGAGCTTCGAGGGCGACACCTGCACCGTCCTCGAGGGCGCGGTGGGGAAGCCGCGGCTGCGGCTGCGCACCGACTCGGCGACGCTGATGGGGCTCAGCCAGGTGCGCATCGGCGCCATGGGACTGCCCAACTATGTCGACCCCGCGGGTCGCGCGGTGCTCCAGGCGATGGCCACGGGGAGGCTGCGCATCCAGGGTATCCGCCACCTGGCGACGCTCAACCGGGTCACCCGGTTGTTCTCGGTCGTGTAG
- a CDS encoding peptidoglycan DD-metalloendopeptidase family protein, giving the protein MALGATGAAVAGILAVTTAGASPPATRTGRHAQATPSAAQQLTAAGGANAHVLSLRPRLADGSVLGQVRLPRIAAPVNLIEGLGENPDEVGHDARTGYPGEPRSMLLVGGGALLVPTPAVGDSIHVDTSYGGFQYQVSSVHPTTPGADLGPDAPDLRFVYHSGGGLAVIVADLVPGDPNSAAELAQEIAVTRAERTAEAEAVASGGTVQLAPGHLYPPVTGPITQLFGPVDYSFEFPFTYQGVYYPHFHTGLDLGVGTGTAVRAASAGTVVLATTNTGPDGKPVGFGTYVLIYHGGNLFTLYGHLSQLGVTAGQRVATGQVIGLSGSTGNSTGPHLHFEVRQGQMPVDPLPLIR; this is encoded by the coding sequence ATGGCCCTCGGGGCCACGGGCGCAGCCGTCGCCGGGATCCTCGCCGTCACCACGGCGGGCGCCAGTCCGCCCGCGACCCGCACCGGCCGGCATGCGCAGGCGACGCCGTCCGCCGCCCAGCAGCTCACCGCGGCGGGGGGCGCCAACGCCCACGTCCTGAGCCTGCGTCCCCGGCTCGCCGACGGCTCGGTGCTCGGCCAGGTGCGGCTGCCCCGGATCGCCGCGCCGGTGAACCTGATCGAGGGCCTCGGCGAGAACCCCGACGAGGTCGGCCACGACGCCCGCACCGGCTACCCCGGAGAGCCGCGCTCGATGCTGCTGGTCGGCGGCGGCGCGCTGCTGGTGCCGACCCCCGCGGTCGGCGACAGCATCCACGTCGACACCTCGTACGGCGGCTTCCAGTACCAGGTGAGCTCGGTGCACCCCACCACCCCGGGCGCCGACCTCGGCCCCGACGCCCCCGACCTCCGGTTCGTGTACCACAGCGGCGGCGGCCTCGCGGTGATCGTCGCCGACCTCGTCCCCGGCGATCCCAACAGCGCCGCGGAGCTCGCCCAGGAGATCGCGGTCACCCGGGCGGAGCGCACCGCGGAGGCCGAGGCGGTCGCCTCCGGGGGCACCGTCCAGCTCGCCCCCGGCCACCTCTACCCGCCGGTCACCGGGCCGATCACCCAGCTCTTCGGCCCGGTCGACTACTCGTTCGAGTTCCCCTTCACCTACCAGGGGGTCTACTACCCCCACTTCCACACCGGCCTCGACCTCGGGGTGGGCACGGGCACGGCGGTCCGCGCCGCGAGCGCGGGCACGGTGGTGCTGGCCACCACCAACACCGGGCCCGACGGCAAGCCGGTGGGCTTCGGCACCTATGTGCTCATCTACCACGGCGGCAACCTCTTCACCCTCTACGGCCACCTCTCCCAGCTCGGGGTCACCGCCGGCCAGAGGGTCGCCACCGGCCAGGTCATCGGCCTCAGCGGCAGCACCGGCAACAGCACCGGGCCCCACCTCCACTTCGAGGTGCGCCAGGGACAGATGCCGGTCGACCCCCTGCCCCTGATCCGCTGA
- a CDS encoding (Fe-S)-binding protein has protein sequence MTAVLSPLALVLLLGAAVYLSTIRWRKLVGLMRSAQRPDPRLDHIGRRLKAVGVYVLAQARLLRWPYAGIMHALIFWGFVVLLTAIVQAMVEALWLGFHFDDVPGSGAIAFLQDLFCTLALTGVVMALINRLIVRPIRFRGSHTRDAVLILVWIGTLLTAMQLDYATKIAEGSPPEAVAAWRPFASALSRLFDPLGSGSRSLEVLHGVFFWAHLTLVLGFLVYLGFSKHLHIITSTPNVFFLNLGPKGGLPTPDFEAPDIEHFGASKLEHFSWKDVLDLYTCTECGRCQTHCPAFNTGKPLSPKTLITDLRDHAYEKLAGGYAATTHRAHQIEGGMWVTEEDGRGEGALPGHFQPSWLSPDQVAAAVTRAGGEERPLIGGTILDETLWSCTTCGACMDQCPVLIEHVPKILDMRRHLVLEESRMPKQAEQALRGIENQANPYGLSQQTRADWAKSLGVSFVKDKPDAEYLYWVGCAASFDDRAKTIGTALVKILQAAGVDFAILGTEERCTGDPARRIGNEYLFQERARENVETLTRYGVKKVIAPCPHCFNTFTNEYPNFGGHYQVIHHSQLIRDLLESGRITLTHPLDETVTYHDSCYLGRWNDIFAPPRDILEKIPGLKLVEMARSRSEGMCCGAGGGRMWMEEGQPRVNHRRVEQAVETKASRVATACPFCLAMFDEGISSESLGDRLQVDDISVYVAAALARPEEPTRDAVAAVEEA, from the coding sequence GTGACGGCCGTCCTGAGTCCACTCGCACTCGTCCTGCTGCTCGGCGCCGCCGTCTACCTCAGCACGATCCGGTGGCGGAAGCTGGTCGGGCTGATGCGCTCGGCGCAGCGCCCCGACCCGCGCCTCGACCACATCGGCAGGCGGCTCAAGGCCGTCGGCGTCTACGTCCTCGCCCAGGCGCGGCTGCTCCGCTGGCCCTACGCCGGGATCATGCACGCGCTCATCTTCTGGGGCTTCGTGGTGCTGCTCACCGCCATCGTCCAGGCGATGGTCGAGGCGCTCTGGCTGGGCTTCCACTTCGACGACGTGCCCGGCTCGGGGGCGATCGCCTTCCTCCAGGACCTCTTCTGCACCCTGGCTCTGACCGGGGTGGTGATGGCGCTGATCAACCGGCTGATCGTCCGCCCGATCCGCTTCCGCGGCAGCCACACCCGTGACGCGGTGCTCATCCTGGTCTGGATCGGGACGCTGCTCACCGCGATGCAGCTCGACTACGCCACCAAGATCGCCGAGGGCAGTCCCCCGGAGGCGGTCGCCGCCTGGCGGCCGTTCGCGTCGGCGCTGTCGCGGCTCTTCGACCCGCTCGGGTCGGGCAGCCGGAGCCTCGAGGTGCTCCACGGCGTCTTCTTCTGGGCCCACCTGACGCTGGTGCTCGGCTTCCTCGTCTACCTCGGTTTCAGCAAGCACCTCCACATCATCACCTCGACCCCGAACGTGTTCTTCCTCAACCTCGGACCCAAGGGCGGCCTGCCCACCCCCGACTTCGAGGCCCCGGACATCGAGCACTTCGGCGCCAGCAAGCTCGAGCATTTCTCCTGGAAGGACGTGCTCGACCTCTACACCTGCACCGAGTGCGGCCGCTGCCAGACCCACTGTCCCGCCTTCAACACCGGCAAGCCGCTGTCGCCGAAGACGCTGATCACCGACCTGCGCGACCACGCCTACGAGAAGCTCGCCGGGGGCTATGCCGCCACCACCCACCGCGCCCACCAGATCGAGGGCGGGATGTGGGTGACCGAGGAGGACGGCCGCGGCGAGGGCGCCCTGCCCGGGCACTTCCAGCCATCCTGGCTCAGCCCCGACCAGGTGGCCGCGGCGGTGACGAGGGCCGGCGGCGAGGAGCGGCCGCTGATCGGCGGCACCATCCTCGACGAGACCCTCTGGTCCTGCACCACCTGCGGAGCCTGCATGGACCAGTGCCCGGTGCTCATCGAGCACGTGCCCAAGATCCTCGACATGCGCCGCCACCTCGTCCTCGAGGAGTCGCGCATGCCCAAGCAGGCCGAGCAGGCGCTGCGCGGCATCGAGAACCAGGCCAACCCCTACGGCCTGTCCCAGCAGACCCGTGCGGACTGGGCGAAGTCGCTGGGCGTCAGCTTCGTCAAGGACAAACCCGACGCCGAGTACCTCTACTGGGTGGGCTGCGCCGCCTCCTTCGACGACCGCGCCAAGACCATCGGCACCGCGCTGGTGAAGATCCTCCAGGCAGCCGGCGTCGACTTCGCAATCCTCGGCACCGAGGAGCGCTGCACCGGCGACCCGGCCCGCCGGATCGGCAACGAGTACCTCTTCCAGGAGCGGGCCAGGGAGAACGTCGAGACCCTGACCAGGTACGGGGTGAAGAAGGTCATCGCCCCCTGCCCCCACTGCTTCAACACCTTCACCAACGAGTACCCGAACTTCGGCGGCCACTACCAGGTCATCCACCACAGCCAGCTCATCCGCGACCTGCTCGAGTCCGGGCGGATCACCCTGACCCATCCGCTGGACGAGACCGTGACCTACCACGACTCCTGCTACCTGGGCCGCTGGAACGACATCTTCGCCCCGCCCCGGGACATCCTCGAGAAGATCCCCGGGCTGAAGCTGGTGGAGATGGCGCGCAGCCGCAGCGAGGGGATGTGCTGCGGCGCCGGCGGCGGGCGGATGTGGATGGAGGAGGGGCAGCCCCGGGTCAACCACCGCCGGGTGGAGCAGGCGGTCGAGACCAAGGCGAGCCGGGTCGCCACCGCCTGCCCCTTCTGCCTGGCGATGTTCGACGAGGGGATCTCCTCGGAGTCGCTCGGCGACCGCCTCCAGGTCGACGACATCTCCGTCTACGTGGCCGCGGCGCTCGCCCGGCCGGAGGAGCCGACCAGGGACGCGGTGGCGGCGGTCGAGGAGGCCTGA
- a CDS encoding enoyl-CoA hydratase-related protein encodes MSDPVSVQIEGRVALITIDHPPANAIGRAVIEGLRGAVASASGDGGVRAMVITGAGGRFFAAGADVSEFPSAGGSVAEGGQQLTLEIERSPLVSIAAVNGIALGGGCEIALACDIRIAARTARLGQPEINLGIIPGWGGTQRLVRVIGQGRAMPLLLSGDPVDAETALSIGLVSQVVDGTELIPTALALAEKLAGKAPLAVAATKRAVLEGMPLPIADALEVERREFAALFETADAREGVGAFLEKRQPTWTGR; translated from the coding sequence GTGTCCGATCCGGTCTCGGTCCAGATCGAGGGCAGGGTGGCCCTCATCACCATCGACCACCCGCCGGCCAACGCGATCGGCCGGGCGGTGATCGAGGGCCTCCGCGGCGCCGTCGCCTCCGCCTCCGGCGACGGCGGGGTGCGGGCGATGGTGATCACCGGCGCGGGCGGCCGGTTCTTCGCCGCCGGGGCCGACGTCAGCGAGTTCCCCAGCGCCGGCGGCTCGGTGGCGGAGGGCGGCCAGCAGCTCACCCTGGAGATCGAGCGCTCGCCGCTGGTCAGCATCGCCGCCGTCAACGGCATCGCCCTCGGCGGTGGCTGCGAGATCGCCCTCGCCTGCGACATCCGCATCGCCGCCCGCACCGCCCGCCTGGGACAGCCCGAGATCAACCTCGGGATCATCCCCGGCTGGGGCGGCACCCAGCGGCTGGTCCGGGTGATCGGGCAGGGCCGGGCGATGCCGCTGCTGCTCTCCGGCGACCCGGTCGACGCCGAGACCGCGCTCTCCATCGGCCTGGTCTCCCAGGTTGTCGACGGCACCGAGCTGATCCCCACCGCGCTGGCGCTCGCGGAGAAGCTCGCCGGCAAGGCGCCGTTGGCGGTGGCCGCCACCAAGCGCGCCGTGCTGGAGGGCATGCCCCTGCCCATCGCCGACGCCCTGGAGGTCGAACGGCGCGAGTTCGCGGCGCTCTTCGAGACCGCCGACGCCCGCGAGGGGGTGGGCGCGTTCCTCGAGAAGCGGCAGCCCACCTGGACCGGTCGCTGA
- a CDS encoding cyclic-di-AMP receptor, which translates to MKLVIAVIHSDDAGPCSDALSDAGFVCTRFTTSGGFLQKGNATLITGVDDPRVDEVVELLRRHARQRSEYMNPVSPLAEPAEFFVPFPVEVEVGGATVFVVDVERFEKL; encoded by the coding sequence GTGAAGCTGGTCATCGCCGTCATCCACTCCGACGACGCCGGTCCCTGCAGCGACGCGCTCAGCGACGCCGGCTTCGTCTGCACCCGCTTCACCACCTCCGGGGGCTTCCTCCAGAAGGGCAACGCCACCCTGATCACCGGGGTCGACGACCCCCGGGTCGACGAGGTCGTCGAGCTGCTCCGCCGCCACGCCCGGCAGCGCAGCGAGTACATGAACCCGGTCTCGCCGCTCGCCGAACCGGCCGAGTTCTTCGTGCCCTTCCCGGTCGAGGTCGAGGTCGGCGGCGCCACCGTCTTCGTGGTCGACGTCGAGCGCTTCGAGAAGCTCTGA
- the tmk gene encoding dTMP kinase: MSFEGVDGAGKSTQVAALAGALRSDGHEVLTVREPGETAVGELIRRLLLRPVAAPLDPWAEALLFVSARAQLLAETVLPALMRGNVVIADRYVDSTLAYQGGGRGLDPRSLRALHRAACGDVWPDLTLLLDLPPAAAESRRRAGQLPLDRMELSPEAFHAAVHRTFRELAEAEPERIVVVDAERPAVVVSQRIWAVAAERLAEVGGLAPTGRPSA; the protein is encoded by the coding sequence ATCTCCTTCGAGGGGGTGGACGGCGCCGGCAAGAGCACCCAGGTCGCCGCCCTCGCGGGGGCGCTGCGCAGCGACGGGCACGAGGTGCTCACCGTCCGCGAGCCCGGCGAGACCGCGGTCGGTGAGCTGATCCGCCGCCTGCTGCTGCGGCCGGTCGCGGCGCCCCTCGACCCCTGGGCAGAGGCGCTCCTCTTCGTCTCCGCCCGGGCCCAGCTGCTCGCCGAGACCGTGCTGCCCGCGCTGATGCGGGGCAACGTGGTCATCGCCGACCGCTACGTCGACTCCACGCTCGCCTACCAGGGCGGCGGCCGCGGGCTCGACCCCCGGTCGCTGCGGGCCCTCCATCGCGCCGCCTGCGGTGACGTCTGGCCGGATCTGACCCTCCTGCTCGACCTCCCCCCAGCCGCCGCCGAGAGCCGGCGCCGGGCCGGCCAGCTGCCCCTCGACCGCATGGAGCTCTCGCCCGAGGCGTTCCACGCCGCCGTCCACCGCACCTTCCGCGAGCTCGCCGAGGCCGAGCCGGAGCGCATCGTGGTGGTCGACGCCGAGCGCCCTGCGGTGGTGGTCTCGCAGCGTATCTGGGCGGTCGCCGCCGAGCGGCTCGCCGAGGTCGGCGGACTGGCGCCGACCGGCCGTCCCTCCGCCTGA
- a CDS encoding R3H domain-containing nucleic acid-binding protein: protein MTPYGPAWNEELQQLFDALPPRIAEAARQLPDTRGELLEIVLDLGREPEARFDAGEIVLDRVQVTREDLEYVVNRVGAFGDDNRAGIERTLHRISAIRNRSREIVGLTCRVGRAVTGTIDIIKDIVVGGRSILLLGAPGIGKTTMLRECARVLSDECGKRVVIVDTSNEIAGDGDIPHPGIGRARRMQVATPAMQHAVMIEAVENHMPQVIVIDEIGTELEAVAARTIAERGVQLVGTAHGSSLDNLLVNPTLNDLLGGIQTVTLSDEEARRRGTQKSVLERKAPPTFDVLVEIRERDKVVVHMPLDETVDEALRGRAKPAELRLRGESGQIVSRIDTAAPVPGVFPETAPAPFGGGRSRRDRDRDREQEAFLRPRRSLRTLEADPFALAHEGRERELLAVRGPRPNQTLSVFPYGVSRTYLEQAVRELRLPVRIQHHVDDADTVLTLKNYYRRKDSPVRAAESTGIPIQVLRSNTVAQIKGALARVYGVDVGDPTEVALQEATEAINRVLQTHQTVELAPQNAYVRRLQHKLVEQHELTARSTGSEPNRRLRILGPGDEV from the coding sequence ATGACGCCCTACGGCCCAGCCTGGAACGAGGAGCTGCAGCAGCTCTTCGACGCCCTCCCGCCCCGCATCGCCGAGGCCGCTCGTCAGCTCCCCGACACCCGCGGTGAGCTGCTCGAGATCGTGCTCGACCTCGGCCGGGAGCCCGAGGCTCGCTTCGACGCCGGCGAGATCGTTCTCGACCGCGTCCAGGTGACCCGCGAGGATCTCGAGTATGTGGTCAACCGGGTTGGCGCCTTCGGTGACGACAACCGGGCCGGGATCGAGCGCACCCTGCACCGCATCAGCGCGATCCGCAACCGCTCCCGGGAGATCGTGGGTCTCACCTGCCGGGTCGGCCGGGCGGTCACCGGCACCATCGACATCATCAAGGACATCGTCGTCGGCGGCCGGTCGATCCTGCTCCTCGGGGCGCCCGGCATCGGCAAGACCACGATGCTCCGCGAGTGCGCCCGTGTGCTCAGCGACGAGTGCGGCAAGCGGGTGGTCATCGTCGACACCTCGAACGAGATCGCCGGTGACGGCGACATCCCCCATCCCGGCATCGGCCGCGCCCGGCGGATGCAGGTGGCCACCCCGGCGATGCAGCACGCGGTGATGATCGAGGCGGTGGAGAACCACATGCCCCAGGTCATCGTGATCGACGAGATCGGCACCGAGCTGGAGGCGGTGGCGGCGCGCACCATCGCCGAGCGGGGGGTCCAGCTGGTGGGCACCGCCCACGGCTCGAGCCTCGACAACCTGCTCGTCAACCCCACCCTGAACGACCTCCTCGGCGGCATCCAGACGGTGACCCTCAGCGACGAGGAGGCGCGCCGCCGCGGCACCCAGAAGAGCGTCCTCGAGCGCAAGGCGCCGCCCACCTTCGACGTGCTGGTGGAGATCCGCGAGCGCGACAAGGTGGTCGTCCACATGCCCCTCGACGAGACCGTCGACGAGGCGCTCCGCGGCCGGGCCAAGCCCGCCGAGCTGCGGCTGCGCGGCGAGAGCGGTCAGATCGTCAGCCGGATCGACACCGCCGCCCCGGTCCCCGGGGTCTTCCCCGAGACGGCGCCGGCGCCCTTCGGCGGCGGCCGGAGCCGCCGGGACCGCGATCGTGACCGCGAGCAGGAGGCCTTCCTGCGGCCGCGGCGCTCGCTGCGCACCCTCGAGGCCGACCCCTTCGCCCTCGCCCACGAGGGCCGCGAGCGCGAGCTGCTGGCGGTCCGCGGTCCCCGGCCCAACCAGACGCTGTCGGTCTTCCCGTACGGGGTGTCCAGAACCTACCTGGAGCAGGCGGTGCGCGAGCTGCGCCTGCCGGTGCGGATCCAGCACCACGTCGACGACGCCGACACCGTGCTCACCCTGAAGAACTACTACCGCCGCAAGGACTCGCCGGTGCGTGCCGCCGAGTCGACCGGGATCCCCATCCAGGTGCTCCGGAGCAACACCGTCGCCCAGATCAAGGGCGCGCTCGCCCGGGTCTACGGGGTCGACGTGGGCGATCCCACCGAGGTCGCCCTCCAGGAGGCCACCGAGGCGATCAACCGGGTGCTCCAGACCCACCAGACGGTGGAGCTGGCGCCCCAGAACGCCTACGTCCGCCGGCTCCAGCACAAGCTCGTCGAGCAGCACGAGCTCACCGCCCGGAGCACCGGCAGCGAGCCCAACCGGCGTCTGCGCATCCTCGGCCCCGGCGACGAGGTCTAG
- a CDS encoding GNAT family N-acetyltransferase, whose amino-acid sequence MNVRSASFRDLDRVEEIYRRSSAGEHDASAAPPLSPGDSPVPHATLLRLWHAVSRTLSSLVPTAEPSATLLVVEDDDGEIVGFIQANGVPGQPKAWHVINLCAVAEGRIHEAGERLLTHLVNQGMQHGVTRFSVRLPLHHPVVGLFLEEGFSQYATEQILYRDDPAASPPALAGRAAGLLRPARGDDRGGIHLLYLRTTPSHVANVEGPSLKAWQASFQQGWMARIGRDDVRHMVVERLGIEAWVGVRAATPVRPSLIALLCDGSDPGLREDFVDAALAQVPPGPVSCALRHYDSELIRSLQRRGFAIYGTQLLLVRDLAIKMRVPARARRESKPVLVPAGMVHSAGGMSRVPLRVLTNAPQPRSSPSSLA is encoded by the coding sequence ATGAACGTCCGCAGCGCCAGCTTTCGCGACCTCGACCGGGTCGAGGAGATCTACCGCCGGTCCTCCGCCGGCGAGCACGACGCGTCCGCCGCGCCGCCGCTCTCGCCCGGTGACAGCCCGGTGCCCCACGCCACCCTGCTGCGGCTCTGGCATGCGGTGAGCCGGACCCTGTCCTCGCTGGTGCCCACCGCCGAGCCCTCCGCGACCCTCCTCGTCGTCGAGGACGACGATGGCGAGATCGTCGGCTTCATCCAGGCCAACGGGGTGCCGGGCCAGCCCAAGGCGTGGCACGTCATCAACCTCTGCGCGGTCGCCGAGGGCCGCATCCACGAGGCCGGCGAGCGGCTGCTCACCCACCTGGTCAACCAGGGGATGCAGCACGGCGTGACCCGCTTCTCGGTGCGGCTGCCGCTCCACCATCCCGTGGTCGGGCTCTTCCTCGAGGAGGGCTTCTCCCAGTACGCCACCGAGCAGATCCTCTACCGCGACGACCCCGCGGCCTCGCCGCCGGCGCTCGCCGGGCGGGCGGCCGGGCTGCTGCGACCGGCGCGAGGCGACGATCGCGGCGGCATCCACCTCCTCTACCTCCGCACCACCCCCTCGCACGTCGCCAACGTCGAGGGACCGTCGCTCAAGGCCTGGCAGGCCTCCTTCCAGCAGGGATGGATGGCCCGCATCGGCCGCGACGACGTCCGCCACATGGTCGTCGAGCGGCTCGGCATCGAGGCCTGGGTGGGGGTGCGCGCGGCCACCCCGGTGCGCCCCTCGCTGATCGCCCTGCTCTGCGACGGCAGCGACCCCGGCCTCCGCGAGGACTTCGTCGACGCCGCGCTCGCCCAGGTGCCGCCCGGCCCGGTGTCGTGCGCCCTGCGCCACTACGACTCCGAGCTGATCCGCAGCCTGCAGCGCCGCGGATTCGCGATCTACGGAACCCAGCTCCTGCTGGTCCGCGACCTCGCCATCAAGATGCGTGTCCCCGCTCGCGCTCGGCGCGAGAGCAAGCCCGTCCTGGTCCCCGCGGGCATGGTCCACAGTGCCGGTGGAATGTCCCGAGTACCGCTCCGCGTCCTCACCAACGCCCCACAGCCGAGGAGTTCGCCATCATCGCTCGCATGA
- the pdxT gene encoding pyridoxal 5'-phosphate synthase glutaminase subunit PdxT, with amino-acid sequence MVGVLALQGDVREHRAALEASGARTTGVRTAAELDAVDALAIPGGESTTLSRLIRAFGLEEPLRRRLEHGLPCLATCAGMILLSRRILDGRPDQLALGVLDLDVRRNGYGRQVDSFEAALEVAELGEPPFPGVFIRAPTVERVGEGGRVLAEHEGRPVALELGPHLALAFHPEISGDNRFHRLFIERLHAVSPPSR; translated from the coding sequence ATGGTCGGCGTGCTGGCCCTGCAGGGAGACGTCCGCGAGCACCGGGCGGCGCTGGAGGCATCCGGGGCGCGGACCACCGGCGTCCGCACCGCCGCCGAGCTCGACGCGGTCGACGCCCTGGCCATCCCCGGCGGCGAGTCGACCACGCTCAGCCGGCTGATCCGCGCCTTCGGGCTGGAGGAGCCGCTGCGCCGGCGGCTCGAGCACGGGCTGCCCTGCCTGGCCACCTGCGCCGGGATGATCCTGCTCAGCCGCCGCATCCTCGACGGGCGCCCCGACCAGCTCGCCCTCGGGGTCCTCGATCTCGACGTGCGCCGCAACGGCTACGGCCGCCAGGTCGACTCCTTCGAGGCGGCGCTGGAGGTGGCCGAGCTGGGCGAGCCGCCGTTTCCCGGCGTCTTCATCCGTGCCCCCACGGTGGAGCGGGTGGGGGAGGGGGGCAGGGTTCTCGCCGAGCACGAGGGCCGGCCGGTCGCCCTCGAGCTCGGGCCGCACCTCGCCCTCGCCTTCCACCCGGAGATCAGCGGTGACAACCGCTTCCACCGACTTTTCATCGAACGTCTGCATGCCGTTTCGCCGCCATCGCGGTAG
- a CDS encoding glycosyltransferase 87 family protein, producing the protein MTTVERGGAAIGSRGWWRAGMALAVLGGADAVAQAVRGWRFVEHTDYVAFATAGRVLNAGSRCVYCLPTEARAEIGLLGHPPDNGVIPYANPPLAAELLRPVAALPLSTGAALFLTVSLLAVVVAALLLSRLLPSLPPARRVLIAACAVTVAPGLAAFTYIQWDPLLVLAAAAAVVLLGRGDRLAAGAVLSLLLVKPQLAWLLVPALLVAGHRRILVGLLLGAGVWVASTLAIVGAGGVGEWYRSNVSMDVGDSGKTVGVPGLIVQLTGHTGVAFPVAVICGLGAVTLLWRLRSRLRADPALAVATGLALSLLAAPHAFATDLMLLAPLVVLLARRRPEAAIAASAAVLVADLLEAASPGAATHALALVVVGGAVAAALRRPRVHVGAVRGAPGTLVGSA; encoded by the coding sequence GTGACCACTGTGGAGAGGGGCGGGGCAGCGATCGGCAGCCGTGGCTGGTGGCGCGCCGGCATGGCGCTGGCGGTGCTCGGCGGCGCTGACGCGGTCGCCCAGGCGGTGCGCGGCTGGCGTTTCGTCGAGCACACCGACTACGTCGCCTTCGCCACCGCCGGGCGCGTCCTGAACGCCGGCTCGCGGTGCGTCTACTGCCTTCCCACCGAGGCGCGGGCGGAGATCGGGCTGCTCGGCCACCCGCCCGACAACGGGGTGATCCCGTACGCGAACCCACCCCTGGCGGCCGAGCTCCTGCGGCCGGTCGCCGCCCTGCCGCTGAGCACCGGCGCGGCGCTCTTCCTCACGGTGTCGCTCCTCGCCGTTGTGGTGGCGGCGCTGCTGCTGAGCCGCCTGCTCCCCTCGCTGCCGCCGGCGCGGCGGGTGCTGATCGCCGCGTGCGCGGTGACCGTCGCGCCCGGGCTGGCGGCCTTCACCTACATCCAGTGGGACCCGCTCCTCGTCCTCGCCGCCGCCGCGGCGGTGGTGCTCCTCGGTCGCGGCGACCGCCTCGCCGCCGGGGCGGTGCTCTCCCTCCTCCTCGTCAAACCGCAGCTGGCGTGGTTGCTGGTCCCGGCCCTGCTCGTCGCCGGTCACCGCCGGATCCTGGTCGGGCTCCTCCTCGGTGCCGGGGTCTGGGTGGCCTCGACCCTCGCCATCGTCGGTGCCGGGGGCGTGGGGGAGTGGTACCGCTCCAACGTCAGCATGGACGTCGGCGACAGCGGGAAGACCGTGGGTGTGCCCGGGCTGATCGTCCAGCTCACCGGGCACACCGGTGTCGCCTTCCCGGTCGCGGTGATCTGCGGCCTCGGCGCCGTCACCCTCCTCTGGCGGCTGCGCTCCCGGCTGCGGGCCGACCCGGCCCTGGCGGTCGCGACCGGCCTGGCGCTCTCGCTGCTGGCCGCGCCCCACGCCTTCGCGACCGACCTGATGCTGCTCGCCCCGCTCGTCGTCCTGCTCGCCCGGCGCCGTCCCGAGGCGGCGATCGCGGCCTCGGCCGCGGTCCTCGTCGCCGACCTGCTCGAGGCGGCCTCCCCCGGTGCGGCCACCCACGCTCTGGCCCTGGTCGTGGTGGGCGGCGCCGTCGCCGCCGCCCTCCGCCGCCCTCGCGTCCACGTGGGGGCGGTCCGGGGCGCCCCGGGTACACTCGTCGGGAGTGCCTGA